From the Paludibacterium paludis genome, one window contains:
- a CDS encoding amino acid ABC transporter substrate-binding protein: MKRLLSLMLVLLPVVAGALPVSVWRYSAGEVADDPRYQYYWDLVAAALKTNEARYGKAVLEPVSDKMNGERVVNEMRTGGRVDIMVRTTSRVLEEVLQPVRIPLDKGLTGYRLMLVRKGREAELSGVDSLSGLRRFSLGQQDSWVDVAILRDAGFTVTTANHYEGLFAMLDKGRFDLLPRGVNEIGREFRLFAQRYPALSIDRRLLLYYPLPRYVFLPRTERGARMAARLEDGLRRLIASGEFERRYQAYKQGVLADSRLAGRRLIRIPNPYLPAATPLSDASLWDPLTAELSARH; this comes from the coding sequence ATGAAACGTTTGCTGAGCCTGATGCTTGTTCTGTTGCCTGTCGTGGCGGGGGCGCTGCCCGTGTCGGTGTGGCGCTATTCGGCCGGAGAGGTGGCGGATGATCCGCGCTACCAGTACTACTGGGATCTGGTCGCCGCCGCCCTGAAAACCAACGAGGCGCGTTACGGCAAGGCCGTGCTGGAGCCGGTTTCCGACAAGATGAACGGCGAGCGGGTGGTCAACGAGATGCGTACCGGCGGCCGCGTGGACATCATGGTGCGCACCACCAGCCGCGTGCTGGAAGAGGTCTTGCAGCCGGTGCGCATACCGCTTGACAAGGGGCTGACCGGCTACCGGCTGATGCTGGTGCGCAAGGGCCGCGAAGCGGAGCTCTCCGGGGTCGACTCGCTGTCCGGCCTGCGCCGCTTCAGTCTTGGCCAGCAGGACAGTTGGGTCGATGTGGCCATCCTGCGCGATGCCGGGTTCACGGTGACCACCGCCAACCACTACGAAGGCCTGTTCGCGATGCTCGACAAGGGGCGCTTCGATCTGTTGCCTCGCGGCGTCAACGAGATCGGCCGGGAATTCCGGCTGTTCGCGCAGCGTTATCCGGCCTTGAGCATCGACCGCCGTCTGCTGCTGTATTACCCCTTGCCCCGCTATGTGTTCCTGCCGCGCACGGAGCGGGGGGCGCGCATGGCGGCCCGTCTGGAGGATGGCCTGCGCCGTTTGATCGCCTCGGGTGAATTCGAGCGGCGCTATCAGGCTTACAAGCAAGGCGTGCTGGCGGACAGTCGTTTGGCCGGGCGCCGTCTGATCCGCATACCCAACCCCTATCTGCCCGCCGCGACGCCCCTGTCCGATGCCTCGCTATGGGATCCCCTGACGGCGGAGTTGTCGGCCCGTCACTGA
- a CDS encoding DUF1843 domain-containing protein, producing the protein MPHASTASQPPYGVAIQQAISEGDLPAMKLLLEQSRHYLTLADELRIAVDALEQEIQRLESR; encoded by the coding sequence ATGCCCCACGCTTCCACCGCTTCCCAGCCGCCCTACGGCGTCGCCATCCAGCAAGCCATCAGTGAAGGCGACCTGCCCGCGATGAAATTGCTGCTGGAGCAAAGCCGGCACTACCTGACGCTCGCCGATGAATTGCGTATCGCCGTCGACGCGTTGGAACAGGAAATCCAGCGACTGGAAAGCCGCTGA
- a CDS encoding DUF1842 domain-containing protein, with protein MSQSAIGLFPVSYRIGTSASGAPTLMLNLLVNTPQHSVIGTAHIGQAVNPPVNVHSDVKGQYTYMTVMPPNDSRILITAQGRPFGANPHSETNFSLHLVLDHDWQKGVASYRYFNGGHWVEVENAPARINKELKSDPAILTREAGAGVNPVPSAIVLYGAPIQSAIASGDLARMKSLAALARQQLDSQPQLRKQLEKLKTEIGKLEHR; from the coding sequence ATGTCACAATCCGCCATCGGTCTGTTTCCGGTCAGCTACCGGATCGGCACCAGCGCATCCGGCGCACCGACCCTGATGCTGAATCTGCTCGTCAACACCCCGCAGCACAGCGTGATAGGCACCGCCCACATCGGTCAGGCGGTCAATCCCCCCGTGAACGTTCACTCGGATGTAAAAGGCCAGTACACCTACATGACCGTGATGCCACCCAATGACAGTCGCATCCTCATCACCGCGCAAGGCCGTCCGTTCGGCGCGAACCCGCACTCCGAAACCAATTTCAGTCTACATCTGGTGCTGGATCACGACTGGCAAAAAGGCGTCGCCAGCTACCGTTATTTCAATGGCGGCCACTGGGTTGAAGTGGAAAACGCTCCAGCCAGAATCAACAAGGAACTGAAGTCCGATCCGGCGATCCTGACCCGGGAAGCGGGCGCCGGGGTCAATCCGGTTCCGTCCGCCATCGTGCTGTACGGCGCGCCGATCCAGAGCGCCATCGCCAGCGGAGACCTGGCCCGGATGAAGTCGCTCGCGGCGCTTGCCCGGCAGCAACTGGACAGTCAGCCCCAATTGCGCAAGCAGCTGGAAAAACTGAAAACCGAAATCGGCAAGCTGGAACACCGTTGA
- a CDS encoding DUF1842 domain-containing protein → MSIGLFHTRYIIASPAIGSPVLTLEILVDTPHKRISGQACISQSTFPPLAFHADVWGGYSQPRLDPGSEYHIVMALEGNPAGPASQLADTFHLHAVLDHDWQSGFASYRFVYQGQMHAVEHAAMTVDKAGAGSEATYLPPPHPHPVPLYAAALQQAGSGGDLARMKALASQAQLQLDQGEQIQVALRDLDAEISRLETRR, encoded by the coding sequence ATGTCCATCGGATTATTCCATACCCGGTACATCATCGCGTCGCCGGCGATCGGGTCGCCCGTGCTGACGCTGGAAATACTGGTCGACACACCCCACAAGCGCATCAGCGGACAGGCGTGCATCAGCCAGAGCACCTTCCCTCCCCTGGCGTTTCATGCCGATGTCTGGGGCGGCTACAGCCAGCCACGGCTCGACCCGGGATCCGAGTACCACATCGTGATGGCGCTGGAAGGCAATCCGGCCGGTCCGGCCAGCCAGCTTGCCGACACCTTCCACCTGCATGCCGTGCTCGATCATGACTGGCAGAGCGGTTTCGCCAGCTACCGTTTTGTCTATCAGGGCCAAATGCACGCCGTGGAACATGCGGCGATGACCGTGGACAAGGCCGGAGCCGGCAGCGAAGCGACCTATCTGCCCCCGCCGCACCCGCACCCCGTGCCGCTGTATGCCGCGGCGCTGCAGCAGGCCGGCTCGGGCGGCGACCTGGCGAGGATGAAGGCGCTGGCGAGCCAGGCTCAGCTGCAGCTCGACCAGGGCGAGCAGATCCAGGTGGCGCTGCGCGACCTGGATGCCGAGATTTCCCGTCTGGAAACTCGCCGCTGA
- a CDS encoding GDL motif peptide-associated radical SAM/SPASM maturase, which translates to MTRRDDLPARYLDDSDFIGFVPVHVVWEITLACDLKCLHCGSRAGHRRANELSTAECLEVIDALARLGTREVTLIGGEAYLRKDWSRLIRAIHEHGMYCAIQTGGRNLTRAKLQEAIDAGLDGVGVSLDGLAPLHDTVRNVKGSFERASDTLARAREAGLAVSVNTQIGPRTMADLPALMEHIIGLGATHWQIQLTVAMGNAVDNPDVLLQPYQLLELMPLLARLYREGEARGLLMNVGNNIGYYGPYEHLWRGFGDDRVHWTGCAAGQTVIALEADGTVKGCPSLATVGFAGGNVRDLPLEAIWHHSEGIHFGRLRSVDDLWGYCRDCYYNDVCRGGCTWTSHSLLGKPGNNPYCHYRALQLHKQGLRERIVKLQDAAPASFAVGRFDLITERIDTEEETGRVSRSGQVIELAWKHKGRKAPERGHPPARLALCRACREYIHPTETQCPHCNADVAAAQAEHERETARRREIIDTMSRLLAGR; encoded by the coding sequence ATGACCCGCCGCGACGACCTGCCCGCGCGTTATCTCGACGATAGCGATTTCATCGGCTTTGTGCCGGTGCACGTGGTCTGGGAAATAACCTTGGCCTGTGACCTCAAATGCCTCCATTGCGGTTCGCGGGCCGGGCACCGTCGCGCCAACGAATTGAGCACGGCCGAATGCCTCGAGGTCATCGATGCCCTGGCGCGGCTCGGAACGCGCGAGGTCACGCTGATCGGCGGCGAAGCCTATCTGCGCAAGGACTGGAGCCGGCTGATCCGCGCCATCCACGAGCACGGCATGTACTGCGCGATCCAGACGGGCGGGCGCAACCTCACCCGGGCGAAATTGCAGGAGGCGATCGATGCCGGACTTGACGGCGTCGGCGTTTCGCTGGATGGCCTCGCCCCGCTGCACGACACGGTGCGCAATGTGAAAGGTTCGTTCGAGCGAGCCTCCGACACCCTCGCCCGCGCCAGGGAGGCCGGGCTCGCGGTCAGCGTCAATACCCAGATCGGTCCGCGGACCATGGCGGACCTGCCGGCGTTGATGGAGCACATCATCGGACTGGGCGCCACGCACTGGCAGATCCAGCTGACCGTGGCGATGGGCAATGCCGTCGACAACCCCGATGTGCTGCTGCAGCCTTATCAATTGCTCGAACTGATGCCGCTATTGGCCCGGCTCTACCGCGAAGGCGAAGCGCGTGGCCTGCTGATGAATGTCGGCAACAATATCGGCTACTACGGCCCTTACGAGCACCTGTGGCGCGGATTCGGCGACGACCGGGTGCACTGGACGGGCTGCGCGGCCGGACAGACGGTGATTGCGCTGGAGGCGGACGGCACGGTGAAAGGCTGTCCATCGCTGGCGACAGTGGGATTCGCCGGAGGAAATGTGCGGGATTTGCCGCTGGAAGCGATCTGGCATCACAGCGAAGGCATACATTTTGGCAGGCTGCGGTCCGTGGACGATCTGTGGGGATACTGCCGGGACTGCTACTACAACGACGTGTGCCGCGGAGGTTGCACCTGGACCTCCCACTCGCTGCTCGGCAAACCGGGCAACAATCCCTACTGCCACTACCGGGCGCTGCAACTGCACAAGCAGGGCTTGCGCGAACGCATCGTCAAGCTGCAGGACGCCGCGCCCGCCTCCTTCGCGGTGGGACGCTTCGACCTGATCACCGAACGGATCGATACGGAAGAGGAAACCGGCCGCGTCAGCCGTTCGGGGCAAGTGATCGAACTGGCCTGGAAGCACAAGGGCAGAAAAGCGCCCGAGCGAGGACATCCACCCGCCCGGCTGGCGCTGTGCCGGGCCTGCCGCGAGTACATTCATCCGACCGAAACGCAATGCCCGCACTGCAACGCCGACGTCGCCGCGGCGCAGGCCGAACATGAGCGGGAAACCGCGCGGAGGAGGGAAATCATCGATACGATGTCCCGCCTGCTAGCAGGCCGTTGA
- a CDS encoding IS481 family transposase translates to MIVKLHKQARTTPVIREEIRNATGTLAELAARFNVSIPTIIKWRNRDSVEDRSHTAHRLQTRLTPAQEHIAVELRKLLKLGLDDLLVVVHEFLNPDVSRSGLDRCLRRHGVGNLRDLESSSAPVNRLSKPFKAYDPGYFHIDVKYLPQMPDETSRCDLFVAIDRATRWVFVQIKSNKTAHTARAFLTALQKAVPCHIRTILTDNGSEFTDRLFNKQKQPSGEHEFDLLCTALGIEHRLTKPRTPQTNGMVERFNGRISDVLATHRFDSGKDLAETLERYVLLYNQHLPQLALQHRTPIQAMKEWQKQRPELFKKRVSNRPGLDT, encoded by the coding sequence ATGATCGTCAAACTGCACAAACAAGCCCGCACAACGCCGGTTATCCGCGAGGAAATTCGCAACGCAACCGGCACCTTGGCCGAACTGGCGGCACGCTTCAACGTCAGCATCCCCACCATCATCAAGTGGCGGAATCGTGACTCTGTTGAAGACCGCTCGCACACGGCCCATCGGCTGCAAACCCGGCTGACACCGGCCCAGGAGCACATCGCGGTCGAACTGCGCAAGTTGCTCAAGCTCGGCCTGGATGACCTGCTGGTCGTCGTGCACGAGTTCCTGAATCCCGACGTTTCCCGCTCCGGGCTGGACCGCTGCTTACGTCGCCACGGCGTAGGCAACCTGCGTGATCTAGAGTCCTCGTCCGCGCCGGTCAACCGCCTCAGCAAGCCATTCAAGGCGTACGATCCGGGCTACTTTCACATCGACGTCAAATACTTACCGCAGATGCCGGACGAAACATCCCGCTGCGACTTGTTCGTTGCGATCGACCGCGCCACACGCTGGGTCTTTGTGCAGATTAAGTCGAACAAGACGGCCCATACCGCCAGAGCGTTTCTAACCGCCCTGCAAAAGGCGGTGCCGTGCCATATCCGAACGATCCTGACCGACAACGGCAGTGAGTTCACCGACCGGCTGTTCAACAAGCAAAAGCAACCGAGTGGTGAACACGAATTCGATCTGCTGTGCACTGCGCTCGGGATTGAGCACCGATTGACCAAACCGCGCACCCCGCAAACCAACGGGATGGTAGAACGCTTTAACGGCCGGATCAGCGACGTGCTGGCGACGCACCGCTTCGACTCCGGCAAGGACTTGGCCGAGACGCTGGAGCGCTATGTACTGCTCTACAATCAGCACTTACCGCAATTGGCGCTGCAACATCGAACACCGATTCAGGCCATGAAGGAGTGGCAAAAACAGCGCCCTGAATTATTCAAAAAGCGCGTTAGCAATCGTCCGGGACTGGACACCTAA
- a CDS encoding EndoU domain-containing protein produces the protein MFPDSWTTDSIKVEEDAAYRNRTVTGNRWTGVTPSGVKVQGWLAPKTTVYPIF, from the coding sequence ATGTTCCCCGATTCTTGGACTACTGATAGTATTAAAGTTGAAGAGGATGCCGCATATCGGAACCGTACCGTAACAGGCAACCGATGGACTGGTGTAACTCCAAGTGGCGTTAAGGTACAAGGTTGGTTAGCACCAAAGACCACTGTCTATCCAATCTTTTAG
- a CDS encoding RNA 2'-phosphotransferase — MNKSYLDYAFLSRTASHALRHEPWLYELELDDKGWVPVEELLSALRSEKPEWSALKDPGQLRSAT; from the coding sequence ATGAATAAGTCATATCTCGATTATGCCTTCCTGAGTCGGACTGCATCCCATGCCCTTCGCCACGAACCTTGGCTTTATGAGCTGGAACTCGACGACAAAGGCTGGGTGCCGGTTGAGGAATTGCTGTCCGCCTTGCGTTCAGAAAAGCCAGAGTGGTCGGCCTTGAAAGACCCAGGGCAGTTACGCAGCGCTACTTGA
- a CDS encoding TNT domain-containing protein has protein sequence MRAPYSVFEVTSPLEVEAGTIAPWFGEVGMGTQNKLLGDSRVKDLLSSGQLKEIYRGPFNGYNH, from the coding sequence TTGCGAGCACCATATTCAGTATTTGAAGTTACATCGCCGCTTGAAGTTGAAGCCGGGACTATAGCCCCGTGGTTTGGTGAGGTGGGGATGGGGACGCAGAACAAGCTCCTTGGTGATTCTCGGGTAAAGGACTTGCTGTCTAGCGGACAACTAAAGGAAATATATAGGGGGCCATTTAATGGATATAACCACTAG